From a single Aureimonas sp. AU20 genomic region:
- a CDS encoding aspartate/glutamate racemase family protein — MHDRSVHVRVVSPITTRGFRRVEDLEALGYPGLVVSGSQIDFGPGSIESEFETAVCAPDTIRKIVEAEREGVDAVVIDCMADPALRAAREAVRIPVVGPSQAAMHIAAMLGHRFSVITVMRRLRAQFENAAAVHGLASRMTSVRHVDIPVLALEDDLDATKRLLVEQARLAVEIDGAEAVIFGCTGLLGCASAVRDGLLSHGIDIPVVDPIPNAVNVAAALVRSGLTQSALTYPPPPEKELLGFEPLKASRLLAAE; from the coding sequence ATGCACGATCGCTCCGTTCATGTTCGGGTGGTTTCACCGATCACCACGCGCGGCTTTCGCCGCGTCGAGGATCTGGAAGCCTTGGGATATCCCGGGCTTGTGGTGTCGGGGTCGCAGATCGACTTCGGGCCGGGATCGATCGAAAGCGAATTCGAGACCGCCGTCTGCGCGCCCGATACGATCCGCAAGATCGTCGAGGCCGAGCGCGAGGGGGTGGACGCGGTCGTGATCGACTGCATGGCCGATCCGGCGCTGCGCGCCGCCCGCGAGGCGGTCCGCATTCCCGTGGTCGGGCCGAGCCAGGCAGCCATGCATATCGCCGCCATGCTCGGTCACCGCTTCTCCGTGATCACCGTTATGCGGCGGCTGCGCGCCCAGTTCGAGAACGCCGCGGCCGTGCATGGTCTGGCGTCGCGCATGACTTCTGTCCGCCATGTCGACATCCCTGTCCTGGCATTGGAGGACGATCTCGACGCCACGAAGCGCCTTCTGGTCGAGCAGGCGCGGCTCGCGGTCGAGATCGACGGCGCCGAGGCCGTGATCTTTGGCTGCACCGGGCTGCTCGGCTGCGCCAGCGCGGTTCGCGACGGGCTCCTCTCCCACGGCATCGACATTCCGGTGGTGGACCCGATCCCCAACGCGGTGAACGTCGCGGCGGCGCTCGTTCGCTCCGGCCTGACGCAGAGCGCGCTGACCTATCCGCCG